tctcatttttatggGCAACTTCGGCTCACACTCAGGAAAACTTTGTTCAGTGCCTGATCACCCTTTGTTCTGAAAACTCCACCTCAATTTCTAAACTCATTTACACCCCAGCCAACTCCTCATATTCCTCTGTCTTGCAATTCTCCATACAAAACCTCAGATTCTCAACACCTGCCACCCCAAAACCTCTAGTCATTCTTACACCATTGCATGTCTCCCACATCCAAGCAGCCATTCATTGTTCCCTGAAATACGGCATGGAAATAAGAGTTCGAAGCGGCGGTCACGATTATGAGGGTCTTTCCTATGTTTCAGATGTGCCGTTTGTCATAGTTGATCTAATTAATCTTCGATCAATCAGTGTTGATGCAGAGAATAGGAAGGCGTGGGTTCAAGCTGGTGCTACTATCGGTGAAGTCTATTATAGGATTGCCGAGAAAAGTAGAACTCTTGGCTTTCCGGCAGGAATTTACACGACTCTGGGCGTTGGTGGACACTTCAGCGGGGGAGGGTACGGCACATTGTTGCGCAAATATGGCCTTGCTGCTGATAATATTATCGACGCACAATTGATTGATGGTAATGGTAGAATccatcaatatattaaaaaatattcaaatatattaaaaaataagagccttaattttgtttttaatccaTATAAGTTATATAATATaacttaaaacatgttaaaatatttgttcacatatgagtagtttaaaatgaaaggaagtataaagaaaaaaaaaatagaaaaaaaaaataaaaggcaaaaagaaaacttgtagattatgattatcaaagcatcaattaaaaaaaaaaaaattagcaggagtctctaatattattggtgtgatacatattacatttcgatacaaataaaacccatataattCCGAACATtctaaacaaaaatacataGCAACCTAAATAAATGGCTGAAAATCGAGTAAATTatacaaacgaaaacaaaaatattccataaaacattcaaatgaactaaaaaataagacgattttagtttaatccatataagttaaaacatgttaaaatctttgtgctcatatgaatagtttataatgaaaaagaagtataaagaaaaaaaaataacaagaagaaaacatggtttaatctaattatcaaagcattaataaaaaattagcaagaatctataatattgttagtgtgatatctattatatttaaatataaataaaacccaagtaattataaacattttaaaaaatactaaacaaactaaggaaaataattttgtacaaatacaaaataaaacaaaatcttccattaaacatttaacgcaatcaaataaatcatcacATCATGTTCAACGCTTAATATCTCTTTGGTCatgtttcaaaagtatttaaattcattttatgcacaacaatcaaataatttttttttccttgttttgcattcacaagcataaaaacacttaaaaaataaaaaaaagactaaaaatggagtaaatcacataagcaaaaaaagaaaagaaaaagaattcagGAAAACAAAAGAGTCTTCatcttagtttaatccatatacattaaaatatttttaaatctttgttctcatagGAATACATagcttaaaatgaaaagtataaagaaaaaaaatatcaagaagaatacatagtttaatttaaatatcaaagcattaatacaaaatgAGTAAGAATCTTTGTGTGATACCTATAATTGACATAAAATAGGGATAAAAGAATTATACCTAGCACTCCCACTTTAAGTAGTTCCAAATCTAATTactattctatatatatatatatatatatatatatatatatatatatatatatatatatatataactcatgcatgttagttatatatatatataactaacatatatatgacaattaaagagagagagcaaatttttttgaatgaaaataacTCCTCTAATccggcctatttatagggaaagTTTTGGGGACAAGTCTGAaattttacaaaagaaatgaaatggtGGACATACTTCATATAACTCCTATATAAGCACCTTACACATCCAGCATGAAGTTCCTCTAGATTTTACGTGAGTGCTGTTGTTTTTAAAACATGCTACTACTACCCTACAGAATTTGGTGGAGTTTTCTATAATGAAAACTCTTGGAAACCCACTAGTTCATCACTGTAGATGAACAAATTTCACACACTAATCTGGATCCTTCCATATCTTCTATTTCTTTGtccttttgtcttctttttttttttttttttttttttttttttttttttttttttttttttcttaaagcaAAATACTAATCCGGTCAATAGTCAATAACTATAAAAGCAAGTATGCTTATATGCTTTAGTGCATGTTCACATGACTACTAGTGATAattcttataatatatatatttatttagttttacaACTCTTAAAAACTcccaaagtttcaaaaatttcttttctctttgagCCTAGTTCTAACTATCAACTTCTCATGCTAAACCGAGAACATAATAATTAGACATAAAATACATTTTCCAAATATATTTGGTCTAAtttaatatcaatatttattgtgacgaccaatttttttttttacaaacataaaTGGATCATTACAGTGGCACGATTATTTGTTGCAAAGTCAACATATAGTACATATCCCATACTACGTACCTGATattcaaaatcaacatttatgcagcagaaaacataaatctggaTAGCGaaaatattacatataaaaaaatcaactgttaattacacaaaagagccatttaacatctatctgtttaaggcttaaatcgatatcaaaacattaattacATACTCGAACGAATGGCTAAACAAATGTATGTGTCACAAGCAACGTGAGCCATGTACAAAACTACAAAATAAGGCAAAATAAGGCATTGCGATATGCTTCAGTCGTAATAGCCCAAATACAAGGCAACTTGGTCATCCTTTACATCCGCAATGCCTGTAGGCAAAGGAACAAGATCTATACGGTCGTAGAGCTAGCCATGTCCGTATAGGTGaaggtatgagttcaccacctcagcagTATAATaatactcactaagttttcgcatAGAACCGATATTTCATTTTATCATTCGTTTACAATAACCGCTAACatttatatttatgaaaatCCGTCCCTTGAAATCATATTGTAGCTGTTAAGGTAAACATTGATATTTTAGAAACATGTGAACATACTACGTAGCTGTGAATGTATATACACATTCCAATCAACCACTTGGAAGTACATATGTACGAGCTCATCTACACATATTATCTTTTACATACATAATAGGTGTCTTAGCTATATAtgcatacaagctttccaaccATTGGGAAATACTAACATACATGTCCGTCTAAGTAAAAAATGTATGGCATCAAACTTAGGTATACAGAGATACAGGCATTTCCAAATTTTGGGAAACACAAGTATCTAAGCAAAATCAAGCTTAGTGCCATTAATACATTTTTACAGTCTAGCCgtaaacatatacatatgtgtTGTTCCACTCAACCTCATAGGCATATAGATACGTCTAGCcatgaaaacaacttaaaacatcaCATAAAAATATCATGCATGCTCATGTACAAAACACAGTGCCAAAGGGAATGCAGGCCCAGACATCTTTCACAACATAGTGCCAAATGGAACGTAGGCCCAATGCTCTAACCCAACACAGTGCCAAAGGGAACGCTGGCCTAGTTGTCTCACACAACACAATGCTAAAGGAAACGCAGACCTAGTGGTCTAACCCAACACAGTGCCATAGAGAACACTGGCCCAGTGGTCTAACACAACACAATGCCAAAGGGAAAGTTGGCCCAGTTGTCTTTCACATGCTCATGCTATCATGCTCAAATCATATTATATTTACATTCATGTTCATACTTTCAACACGTACTTCTTTTATAAATCATAAACATTTCATCGGGTCATTTTCTAAACACAAGTCACATAATTCAATTTTATTCTCATCATACTTTAAAACTCAATCAAAACATAGCTCAATTCATACTTTCATACTTGTAATTTAAAACACATAAAGCTTCATCAAAACACACTTCAAAGCATACTTTCATGTTCATATCTCAAATCACTtaaacatcatcatcatcatatctCAACATACTTAAAAGTAATTGAAATCATCCAAACACatataatcaacatattgttGGCTCGATATAAACACAACGTATCATtagcatttctataaaatacgtaAAACGTAGTATcatttttctcagtgagtagaatactcacctttgGCTGTGCGGATACTGGGCTCAACTTTGGTTTCCTAGCCAACaacttgcaatgtatcactctTGAATTACTCAAGAGCttaacccatggaaaacccatagaatttttaGGGTTCCATTCAACAAGCCAAACACAAATATTACTAAATTATAAGATAATCTTAGTGTTAGGcacttaaaatcacaattaaaatgataacccaaaaagctagggttttggaaacttaccaaaaatcaCCCAAACGCAACTTAGAGGTTGGGGATCATTTAGGAAGctcaaaaacacacaaaacctaaagaataatGAAAGATTAAACTCAATCTTTCAAGAATAAACCCAAAATTTCAAGAGACAAGGGTTTTCGAAATTACCTCAAATCGATCAGTCAAAACGTAGATCAGGCTTTGTAGATTACGTTTATGAAGTTAGATTTGAGTTTGGTGGCTTAGATCTTCAaagatttagggttttgggtgaaaaacccaagagaaatCGTGAGGGGGTGAGAGAGATCCGGAAAAATGAGCTAAAAAGACTAATTTTCGGTTTTATATCGTGTGATGTTCGAACACGGTAAGTGGATGTCTGGACACGTGGGTTTAAGAGTCGCAAAATTAGCATTCTGTAACTTGCATCCTGTCCGTGTCCCATGCATCTCCGCACACACGCGTCCTGTCCGTGTCTTATGCTTGTCTGGACATCACTTCCAGGGAATGAATTTTCACTCTCTGGAACTTGCGTCCTGACTTCGTCCTATGCCCCTCCAAACACGACTTACTAAAACTTGTCTTTTATGTGTTTTCTAAGTGTTTCCAAGGTGTTTTCTTGCCATTTTACCAATTCTAATCATTTAGTACTTAATCGAATTTACATTCTAAATACTCAaataatgtcttggacattacatttATACCAAAATATCCTTAGGTGTTACACTATGTATTATGAAACAATGGTGATTTCAGAAGCTTACAAAACATTAtgcattattttgttttggataGAGTTAAAACATTGTTTGAGGATATTTGTTGGCAATctaatgatattattttgtcTGAAAtgcaatattattttgttttggattaaGTTATTCTGTAATTGTTTTATCAAgtgtgttattattttatattggcaacattctggttgacaaaaacactttatgtaacggttgctttttaacaggattatcggttctattcagagtcttcaagtaataaggacagtgtctcatttcatgccatgtgtatggtcacaagtttctagaagatgtccatgaagagtccttgcatattccaagccaaatcaaccggttccagtgcaaccgtcctgacgagcctttgaaggcttcCGGACGCCCtacagtgtctagcagattacgtTGAAGATGTCTGGACGACAgagtaacaccgtccggacgctaggttaatcattattctacactgagttggattttagaagtcgacactgttaggaaagtctctgcaagccgtccggacgacgtggcaacaagTCCGGacactgtccagcatttcagaatattccagtgttccgttcgaacacAGAAAGGATTTATAgcgaaaaccgtccggacgctcggccaagctgtCCGgatgtggacctgataaggatagaattgcaatgtttctgaaaggcaatggcagaagaccgtccagacgtggctaacttctgtctggacgctcgacagccagagtccgaatattagcagatttaggttttctgtaagcctataaatagagggccctaggcttgtaaattgtacagaattcagtattgaattctcttagctttaagagggtgtttagggagaattgaagatccgctaactctcaagccgttgccggtgtgtgctcattgttcgtgtgaagtctatcttaggggttggccctaaggtaaaagattccatcaaagacctcttcaagtaagagacttggttgggaagcgttcacgatgggctttgtgttatagttaaaggtatgactactgcaatgagttttgtgagtacgagtgctttgtaacttgctttgtttttggatagtggatttcctgggtttggctgccccggagtagtttttctcttcactgagtttccatttcgtcaacaaatatcttgtcttatttaaattccgcatttaagatattttgttgcacacaaacacacacttggttgttagaagtcattattttatttttcaattggtatcagagcgggtacacttgtgtttggatttatttcctaagtgtgatccatgacttcttctaacgtAAATCTttctgagttctctgaagatgatttttataatttctctaaagatacccttttgataggtaaactctttaagaaatccaataaagaactcaagaagattaagcaagaaaaagagtatttgattttacaattatttgaatcacatgttttgattgactcattgaaatctgagaataccatgctttttgatactgttgatgtcATAGGATcttttggaaaaattctctagtaataatttgaaaagcatgctttgtatttatacagatatttctaacaagcctgatttaattgttaatgatttaagtacttctacttcacatgcttctgattctgaattagattttattgatattaagcctgtgatagaaaatacagcttgtttagataattcttgcttaactaatcatgtgatgcctaactccaaggaattaggaatacaaggtaagtttattcctaagtgtcataattgtgggaagattggtcctattaggccaaattgttatttgttgaaatttcacaggccttggattaagcaggatgctctgaggaaaagtgaagttgaagattctttcTTATCAatatatgtccctccgcataggagacatataaaaggtaagggcaatattgtttgtaagaatgctaaccatatttctgtagagaaagtcaagcagcattccaacaaaagaagcgcccacctgtcatcactgcggcatcatcggtcacatccgacccaaatgtccacagctccaagctcagaagaagaaggctcagaggaagttgcctagGAACACCACATCTGGTACTCTACCTTCGGTGGGACATCAGGTTCCACGGCATCAGCGGCGACAACATCGGTCTGTTCCGAAAAACACATCAAGGCTCTATAAGAAAAAGTCGCAAAAGCCCtatagcaaccatgcctatgaagggttgttgagcttgttacaagggatgCCGATgagaatggacagtatgagcaataccctatcacatctaccacgggtacaccagggttgggtcagaaaggatgagaccattcaccccttgagggggagtggactcacctagtataggtgcagtctcaccatgcctaagattttggttcctaaattctagtgcataccaggtatgtttgcattgcattgagtgtcatatcttatatatcctacttttgccttgcattttgtttgaggaatcaccttttctatccctagattttctcttggttgctttgagaattttttgcAAGTACATTTTAGGGATGatagagaaagcatgtcactgcttttctgtcttggtatagtcaaacctctctccctaaggaCATGTTTGCTtttacctacatgctttgtctagacatatgttcttttccttttaagcatgtctttgttgttttttcgcttttattaaaaaaaaaaaaaaaaaaattggggtagaagatgcagaattttttttttttttttttcatatagcTTTTCAGagattgtatgtgtttttgtctgatatctcagttcattgtgcattaattgagagtttatgtctgatatctgctaagttttcctgtgcatcttaatgctagatagttgcttttctcatgcaatgaataattgtgcactatccaaagctcccctaaggtacattttttttttttctctctgacttttagcttctggaaattctaatgagagatttttttttgctaaaatggtcaaattgacaaactcgctagttgaacctagaacccatataTTGTGGCATTCTTTTttggttgcagcaccaagtgataaaaagcattcaaaactgaataaatatggaggaataaaaagatccactgcttttgtgctataaatctgttcttgaacttgtccctatagaaacagtcagtgaccaaatcattgtggaaatagatggtcactaaaggacgaagtaaaagaaaagtgctacagcttagggggagtgtatcagatgaaggtggctaggccctagtaaaataagatttgacttttgactgatcttacattgattttctctcttatttagaaaatccggttgctttaagtcatatcagtaaacttcataccttattgagaaagctttcacacacacacacacacacacacacacattgcaggAGTGAAGTTTATgattaaaaaatttctatctgtagggaaatttttgtgcttattgactcttaactctcaattataacttggtatatttttgaaatgctatttgactattttataagttatttatacatgcgtgttctgaagctaacgttaggaaaaatTTTTTcttgcatatttccctctgttttttagCTTCTatgtgaagcgttcggacggacatATTCTTGTGTTCGGACgtgctcggctctgtcgatctcttatctgacagcatgccgtccggacgagtatgtaccacatCCTGAAGCGagttttttgctttct
This DNA window, taken from Alnus glutinosa chromosome 5, dhAlnGlut1.1, whole genome shotgun sequence, encodes the following:
- the LOC133869071 gene encoding berberine bridge enzyme-like 18, with protein sequence MKSVGSSVFPFVFALLFSFLWATSAHTQENFVQCLITLCSENSTSISKLIYTPANSSYSSVLQFSIQNLRFSTPATPKPLVILTPLHVSHIQAAIHCSLKYGMEIRVRSGGHDYEGLSYVSDVPFVIVDLINLRSISVDAENRKAWVQAGATIGEVYYRIAEKSRTLGFPAGIYTTLGVGGHFSGGGYGTLLRKYGLAADNIIDAQLIDEFGGVFYNENSWKPTSSSL